The Pantoea eucalypti DNA window ACTCTCATGTGGCGGCGTTTCAGGCACGCCTTTAGGTTCGGGCAGTTTTCCCCAGGTCAGATTACCCGTGAAAGAGCCATTGCCCACCACCACCACAATCAAATCTTCGTTTACAGTATCCAGCGTGATGCGCTCAAGCCGGTTACTGGTGATGGTCCCGTTATTGAAATCGCCGCTGGCGACATCTTCATAACGATCGCCATCACCGCTATACGTGATGTTCATGCCGTTATAAGTGCTGCTGTTGCTGCCCGCCAGCGCCCAGCTTGTACCGCCCTCGAGCAGTTGCGAACTGTCATATGCCGCACCGCTGCCAAAACCGTTTTTGCTGGTCAGCAGGCGGGTATCTGCGGTAGCCGCATTGGTGATGCCTTTGCTGGCCCAGGTGTAATCGGGCGCACTGCCATCCAGCGGTGTACCGACCAGATGCTTACCGTCGCGGGTAAAGAGCTGGAGATCGTCATCCATACCCAGCGAGTCGATGGTGATGCTTATCGCTGTCGAGCCTGCCGGAATATAGGCCAGCGGGATCACGCCGGAGGTAAAAGAGTAATTCTTGCCTGGAACCGGGAACTTCGTGTTGATAGGGTCAACGTTACCCAGTTTCGCAGGAGGCAGATCGGGATTATTGGTCGCCAGCGGATAACGCCCGAAAATCTCGGTGTGATCCGCGATGTCATTGATGCCTGCCAGAATCTGCTGATATGCACCGTTGACGCTCTGCCTGTCCGCATCCGATAGCGTGCCGTTGGCTGCCTGAACCGAAAGCGTGCGGGCCTGGATCAGTAGATCGACAATGCTACCCAGGCCGCCGCTGGCGGTCTGGGAATAGCTGATAGCGTCATTGAGGCCGCGCGCTACCACCGCATCGGCGTTGATATTGGCCGTCATGCGGTTGGCAATCGCCTGACCTGCCGCATCGTCTTTCGCACTGTTAATCCGCATCCCTGATGATAACCTTTCAACCGTTCGTCCCAGAACAGAGTCAGTGCTGTACCGCATTTTGTTCGTGATGACGGCGGGCTCGTTATGGTTGATCGTTAACATGGTCGCTTTGAACAGGGAGAGGAGTCTCTGTTTTATCGGCAGGATAATAAGCAGCTTTAATCTCTCAGGCGACAAAAACGCAGGTCTGGCGCGATTAAACGGTCAACAGGCTGATGGCTAACCGTTTTTGAGATAAAAGAAACTAATGTTTTAATGGGTGCAGAAGCAGAGCCTGCTGCGCCGGAACGAAGCAGGCGAGGGCAGATCAGTTAAACACCATGCCGCCATCAATCAAAAGTGACTGGCCAGTCATGTAATCGGAGTCGGGACTGGCGAGGTAGGCGACGCAGGCGGCAACATCTTCCGGTTCAGAAAGACGTCCCAGCGTAATACGTTTCGCAAATTCCTCCGTGCCGTAACCGGCGGGCTTTCCAGCTGCTTCGGAAATCTGTCTGTCGATCTCTTGCCACATTGGCGTTCTGACAATACCCGGGCAAAAGGCATTTACCGTGATCCCGGCAGGCGCCAGATCACGCGCGGCGGTCTGTGTCAGGCCGCGCACGGCGAACTTGCTTGAGCTGTAAACCGCCAGCTCCGGATTACCAACGTGACCCGCCTGGGAGCAGGCGTTGATGATTTTGCCACCGTGACCTTCTGCAGCAAACGCTTTAATCGCGGCCTGCATACCCCAGATCACCCCTTTGACATTGACGTTGTAGACCTTGTCGACCACCGCTTCGGTAATCTCCGCAATTGGCGTGGAGGGCGCAATACCTGCGTTGTTAACGATGACGTCAAAACCACCCAGTGCGAGACGAGCCTCTTCGACTGCGGCCAACACCTGATCGCGCTGCGAGACATCGACCTTCAGGGCTATCGCTTTTCCGCCCAACTGGTTGATCTTGTCTGCGACCTGGCGGGCGGTCTCCTGATTGAAATCGGCCACCGCGACCGCCAGTCCATCTTTCGCCAGACGCAGGGCGATCGCTTCACCAATGCCCTGGCCTGCGCCAGTCACAAATGCCACTCTGTTTTTCATCATGATTTCCTTTTTACATGAACTTAAAGAAGCTGACTCAGATGCAGCTGGCCCATCAGTAACGGGTTGTCAGCGTAATCAACAGGCACAGCCACAACTGCAGGTCCCTGAACATCCATCGCTTTTCGCAGCGTAGGCTCCAGTTCTGCTGCACTGGTCACCGCAAAGCCCGCAGCCCCAAATGCTTCTGCGTAGGCTTTAAAATCAATCGGGCCAAAATGAACACCAGAGACGCGGTGATATTTCTTCTCTTCCTGCATCGCCACCATGTTGTAGGCGTTATCAACCCAGACGATGTGCAGAATATTTGCTTTTAACCGGACGGCGGTTTCCAGCTCCATGCTGGACTGCAGGAAGCCGCCATCACCTGAAACCGACACCACTTTGCGTTGCGGATCGACCAGCCAGGCGCCAATCGCCCACGGCAGGGCCACGCCCATGGTCTGCTGACCATTGGAGATCATGATCTGGCGGGCGCGGAAGCTGTAGAGATAGCGGGCGATCCAGATGTGGAAGCTACCCATATCAACGGTGAGGCTGACATCGCTGTTAATAATGTCCTGCATGGCGCGCACGATGCGCAGCGGATGCAGGGCAAACTGATTGAGGCTGGCACCCTGCATTGCCAGTAATTTTCGTTGCTGCTGGCGATCGTCAAGAATAGAGGCAGTTTCTGCAGTCAGTTGCCGTGGCGCAGTAATACGCGCAGCCAGTTTACGCACCGTGGCCGCGATATCCCCCACCAGCTCCGCATCGGGCAGATAGCGGTTGTCGGTCTCTGCGGGTATCACGTCGATATGAATCAACGTGGCATTGCCGCTGTTCCACATCGCCGGTTCATATTCTACCGGGCTGTAGCCGATGGTCATGATCAGGTCAGCCTGTTGCAGCAGCCGGTCGCCTGCCTGGTTATTAAACAGCCCGACACGCCCGGCAAAACGTGAGAAGTGATCCTGTCTGACGGCCCCTGCTGCCTGATAGGTGCTGGTGACCGGAATATGACTACGGGTCAGCAGCTCGTCGATGGCTTCGCTGTTCTCCGTCTGGCTCGCCATCAATCCCAGCAGGATAACCGGATTTTTAGCCCCGGCAATCGCCCTGCTGACTGCCTCAATCATCGCGTCTGGCGCGGCACCTAACACCGGACGGCCTTTACTGCTCAGCGCTTTGCCGGTCACCGGCTGATCGACAATATCCTGTGGCAGGCTGATAAAGGCACCGCCGCCGCGGCCATGTTCCGCATGGCGAAACGCATTTGACAGGCATTCAGAAAGCGCAGAGGGATCGGTCACTTCAACCGCATATTTGGTGATCGGGCGAAACATCGAAACGGTGTCCATGCTCTGATGAACCTGCTTTGCACTGTCGGAACGTTTCACCTGGCCGCCGATAGCGACCACCGGATCACCTTCGCTGGTGGCGGTAGCCATACCGGTGATCAGGTTAGAGCAGCCCGGCCCTGAGGTAACCAGCGCCACACCCGCGTTGCCGGTGAGACGGCCAACTGCGGCGGCCATAAACGCGGCGTTAGCTTCGTGGCGAACCGGTATGGTCTGAATGGATGAGTCCAGCAGCGAGTCAAAAACCTTATCGATCTTTGCGCCAGGGATGCCAAAGACATGCTGGACACCCTGTGCCTCAAGTTGCGCGACCACCAGGTCAGCGCCACAGGTCCAGAGCGTGGTATCGGTTGAAGTTTTCATCGTCATTCCTCTGATTAGCTTTCTACCGCTCGGATCGCGGCGTCAAGATTGGCGGGGTTCAGGTCGGCATTGAGAAAGTCACTGTCCTGCGGCAGATCCACGACCAGCTTGCTGATGGCACCAAAGGTCAGGGTGCCCTGTTCCAGCGCGTAATCGAGAATGTGGCCGCCGCCTTCGCGGTCGTCGGTAATAAAATGTTCGTGATAGCCCGCAACGTTAATGCCCTGCATATATTGCGGCGTGCGGAATCCAATCAGTTCCCCCGCACGCTGGCTAAAGGAAAAGGTAGGCTGATCGTCCAGCACTTCCGGCATGGATCGATACGGGCGGCACTGGCACGGCACGGTG harbors:
- a CDS encoding (S)-acetoin forming diacetyl reductase; the protein is MKNRVAFVTGAGQGIGEAIALRLAKDGLAVAVADFNQETARQVADKINQLGGKAIALKVDVSQRDQVLAAVEEARLALGGFDVIVNNAGIAPSTPIAEITEAVVDKVYNVNVKGVIWGMQAAIKAFAAEGHGGKIINACSQAGHVGNPELAVYSSSKFAVRGLTQTAARDLAPAGITVNAFCPGIVRTPMWQEIDRQISEAAGKPAGYGTEEFAKRITLGRLSEPEDVAACVAYLASPDSDYMTGQSLLIDGGMVFN
- the alsS gene encoding acetolactate synthase AlsS, with the protein product MKTSTDTTLWTCGADLVVAQLEAQGVQHVFGIPGAKIDKVFDSLLDSSIQTIPVRHEANAAFMAAAVGRLTGNAGVALVTSGPGCSNLITGMATATSEGDPVVAIGGQVKRSDSAKQVHQSMDTVSMFRPITKYAVEVTDPSALSECLSNAFRHAEHGRGGGAFISLPQDIVDQPVTGKALSSKGRPVLGAAPDAMIEAVSRAIAGAKNPVILLGLMASQTENSEAIDELLTRSHIPVTSTYQAAGAVRQDHFSRFAGRVGLFNNQAGDRLLQQADLIMTIGYSPVEYEPAMWNSGNATLIHIDVIPAETDNRYLPDAELVGDIAATVRKLAARITAPRQLTAETASILDDRQQQRKLLAMQGASLNQFALHPLRIVRAMQDIINSDVSLTVDMGSFHIWIARYLYSFRARQIMISNGQQTMGVALPWAIGAWLVDPQRKVVSVSGDGGFLQSSMELETAVRLKANILHIVWVDNAYNMVAMQEEKKYHRVSGVHFGPIDFKAYAEAFGAAGFAVTSAAELEPTLRKAMDVQGPAVVAVPVDYADNPLLMGQLHLSQLL
- a CDS encoding flagellin is translated as MLTINHNEPAVITNKMRYSTDSVLGRTVERLSSGMRINSAKDDAAGQAIANRMTANINADAVVARGLNDAISYSQTASGGLGSIVDLLIQARTLSVQAANGTLSDADRQSVNGAYQQILAGINDIADHTEIFGRYPLATNNPDLPPAKLGNVDPINTKFPVPGKNYSFTSGVIPLAYIPAGSTAISITIDSLGMDDDLQLFTRDGKHLVGTPLDGSAPDYTWASKGITNAATADTRLLTSKNGFGSGAAYDSSQLLEGGTSWALAGSNSSTYNGMNITYSGDGDRYEDVASGDFNNGTITSNRLERITLDTVNEDLIVVVVGNGSFTGNLTWGKLPEPKGVPETPPHESRPLEVVTSADYGQPVQSDTIPATPSDTKTLGLNNTTLLNSQDISSTMKALERALAKISGYQSTYGAKINRYESNRNVLAQQGVDTSAARSRIQDADYAEEASQLARNQIIQQGQTAVSKMANKTPEMIIQLLGS